From the genome of Campylobacter concisus, one region includes:
- the dsbD gene encoding protein-disulfide reductase DsbD, whose amino-acid sequence MFLKFLFSIILFAGSLFAEVLDVSKAFVLTPSVDSQNVEVKFNFGENIYLYKESFEIKLAGKKINELLNLPSSENTGEYEIYPKDFSIFIPLNLVKENLSNGKAILDINYQGCAKNGICYRPQSKIYEITDQAGKFSIATFKKEQKNDADSFAEEFSSEQDIANGLGDKNFFISLLTFFGYGLLLSLTPCVFPMIPILSSIIVSKGANLNAKKGFLLSFIYVVAMSLAYALAGVAASLLGFGIAGALQNIYVLGAFAAIFVVLSFSMFGFYDIKLPAKFENLISKKSQNSSGYVGIFIMGFASALIVSPCVAAPLAGALLYIAQSGNIFYGGIMLFVMGLGMGVPLLIIGLSSGKLLPKPGSWMDEVKKFFGFLMLIMAIWILARVLGEFFELLGYGIIGVFMAVYFGAFEVAEQSWAKFKKAFFILVFIYSVMLIVGSFLGSKEAFSPLSGLNLAKIDSALKFNSVKNLDELNEVIKNSTKPVLVDFYADWCVSCKEIEKITFKDIDVMNALANFALIRIDVTNGGSQNDEMLRNFGLIDPPALLLFNGGDELKFLRTIGFIDAKNFLAKLEKIK is encoded by the coding sequence ATGTTTTTAAAATTTCTTTTTTCGATTATTTTATTTGCAGGCTCGCTTTTTGCCGAGGTTTTAGATGTTAGCAAAGCCTTTGTTTTAACTCCAAGCGTTGATAGTCAAAATGTTGAAGTGAAGTTTAACTTTGGTGAAAATATCTATCTTTATAAAGAGAGTTTTGAGATTAAGCTAGCTGGCAAAAAGATAAATGAGCTATTAAATTTGCCAAGTAGTGAAAATACGGGAGAATATGAAATTTATCCAAAAGATTTTTCGATTTTTATCCCATTAAATTTAGTAAAAGAAAATCTTTCAAATGGCAAAGCAATACTTGACATTAACTATCAAGGCTGTGCTAAAAACGGCATTTGCTACCGTCCACAAAGTAAAATTTATGAGATAACTGACCAAGCTGGAAAATTTAGCATCGCCACTTTTAAAAAAGAGCAAAAAAACGATGCCGACAGCTTTGCTGAAGAATTTTCTAGCGAGCAAGATATTGCAAATGGGCTTGGAGATAAAAATTTCTTTATCTCACTTCTTACTTTTTTTGGTTATGGTCTCTTGCTTTCACTAACACCTTGCGTCTTTCCGATGATACCGATACTTTCAAGCATAATCGTCTCAAAAGGTGCTAATTTAAATGCAAAAAAAGGCTTTTTACTATCATTTATCTATGTTGTCGCGATGAGCCTAGCTTATGCACTAGCTGGAGTTGCAGCTAGCCTACTTGGTTTTGGTATCGCAGGAGCTTTGCAAAACATCTATGTACTTGGCGCTTTTGCAGCCATTTTTGTCGTTTTAAGCTTTAGCATGTTTGGATTTTATGATATAAAATTGCCAGCAAAATTTGAAAATTTAATAAGTAAAAAATCGCAAAATAGCTCAGGCTATGTTGGAATTTTTATTATGGGTTTTGCCTCAGCTCTCATTGTGTCGCCTTGCGTTGCAGCACCACTAGCGGGCGCGCTTCTTTATATCGCTCAAAGTGGAAATATCTTTTATGGTGGCATTATGCTTTTTGTCATGGGGCTTGGCATGGGAGTGCCACTGCTTATTATTGGGCTAAGCTCTGGAAAGCTCTTGCCAAAACCTGGTAGTTGGATGGATGAAGTGAAAAAATTCTTTGGTTTTTTGATGCTCATCATGGCGATTTGGATCCTTGCGCGTGTGCTTGGAGAATTTTTTGAGCTATTAGGATATGGCATTATAGGCGTTTTTATGGCAGTTTATTTTGGGGCATTTGAAGTAGCAGAGCAAAGCTGGGCTAAGTTTAAAAAAGCGTTTTTTATCCTAGTTTTTATATATTCAGTTATGCTAATAGTTGGTTCATTTTTAGGCTCAAAGGAGGCTTTTTCTCCACTTTCTGGACTAAATTTGGCAAAAATTGATAGTGCGTTAAAATTTAATTCCGTTAAAAATTTAGATGAACTAAATGAGGTAATAAAAAACTCAACCAAGCCCGTTTTAGTAGATTTTTATGCTGATTGGTGTGTAAGCTGCAAAGAGATAGAAAAGATCACTTTTAAAGATATTGACGTTATGAATGCTTTGGCAAATTTTGCACTTATTCGTATCGATGTAACAAATGGCGGATCACAAAATGATGAGATGCTAAGAAATTTTGGACTTATTGATCCGCCTGCGCTCTTGTTATTTAATGGTGGCGATGAGCTAAAATTTCTTAGAACTATCGGCTTTATAGATGCTAAAAATTTTCTAGCAAAGCTTGAGAAAATTAAATAA
- a CDS encoding peptidylprolyl isomerase, with translation MKKFLFPAVLSLAAAVTLNAAVVATVDGDAISDSDISSLLSAAMPGFDASKLQPNEKKRIIDDLINRKLLLKDAKSSGIEKDVEYIKAVKAAQEGIAVELYMRKLFDGIKVSDNELKDFYNKNKASMNEPAQAKARHILVEDEKTANDIIAQLKNLKGEALTKKFAELASQKSIDKGSAAHGGALGWFGQSQMVKPFADAAFSMANGTVSTKPVKTQFGYHVILKEDGKAAGTVSFEQAKAEIEQAVKMEKFQAAVRQKSEALRQKAKIEYK, from the coding sequence ATGAAAAAATTTTTGTTTCCAGCAGTTTTAAGTTTAGCAGCAGCTGTTACTCTAAATGCAGCAGTAGTTGCAACAGTTGATGGTGATGCTATAAGTGATAGCGATATTTCAAGCCTTTTGTCAGCAGCTATGCCAGGATTTGACGCTAGCAAGCTTCAACCAAATGAGAAAAAACGTATTATCGACGATCTAATAAATAGAAAACTTCTTTTAAAAGATGCTAAGTCAAGCGGTATCGAAAAAGATGTAGAGTACATCAAAGCCGTAAAAGCAGCGCAAGAAGGCATTGCAGTTGAGCTTTATATGAGAAAGCTTTTTGATGGCATAAAAGTAAGTGATAACGAACTAAAAGATTTTTACAATAAAAATAAAGCAAGTATGAACGAGCCAGCTCAAGCAAAAGCAAGGCATATCCTAGTTGAAGATGAAAAAACAGCAAACGACATCATCGCTCAACTTAAAAATTTAAAAGGTGAGGCGCTAACAAAGAAATTTGCAGAGCTAGCAAGCCAAAAATCAATCGACAAAGGCTCAGCAGCACATGGTGGCGCGCTTGGCTGGTTTGGTCAAAGCCAAATGGTAAAACCTTTTGCAGACGCAGCATTTTCAATGGCTAATGGCACAGTTTCAACTAAGCCAGTTAAAACTCAGTTTGGTTACCATGTTATTTTGAAAGAAGATGGCAAAGCTGCTGGCACTGTAAGCTTTGAGCAAGCAAAAGCGGAGATCGAGCAAGCTGTAAAAATGGAGAAATTCCAAGCTGCTGTTAGACAAAAAAGTGAAGCTCTACGCCAAAAAGCAAAGATAGAATACAAATAA
- a CDS encoding HugZ family heme oxygenase — translation MKQRALNHMNKDHLDIVIEFCKKFSGVAEPTNVKMTDINEDGMEITCDQAKTFVPFLSKAGGDGFRESIIELYMSIKGDTNSSSVQGGMMKFINSFKTVVISSILDGQAVSSYSPFIKENDEFYICISSVADHYHSIKQNPDKISLLFIQDEKDAKSLFARVRVSFEAKAEFMSDSARDKFISKFESAFANESALAFIKEMKDFYIVKLTPTKGRYVKGFGAAYDTVGLQVVDSGRVNNPHTKK, via the coding sequence TTGAAACAAAGAGCATTAAACCACATGAATAAGGATCATTTGGATATAGTGATCGAGTTTTGTAAGAAATTTAGCGGCGTAGCTGAGCCTACAAATGTCAAAATGACTGATATAAACGAAGATGGTATGGAAATAACATGTGATCAGGCAAAAACATTTGTACCATTTTTAAGCAAAGCAGGTGGAGATGGTTTTAGAGAGTCGATCATCGAGCTTTATATGAGCATCAAGGGCGATACAAACAGCTCTAGTGTGCAAGGCGGAATGATGAAATTTATAAATAGCTTTAAGACTGTTGTGATCTCAAGCATTCTTGACGGACAAGCGGTTTCGTCGTATTCACCTTTCATAAAAGAAAACGATGAGTTTTATATCTGCATATCATCAGTAGCAGATCACTACCACTCAATAAAACAAAACCCGGATAAAATTTCACTCCTTTTTATTCAGGATGAAAAAGACGCAAAAAGTCTATTTGCTCGTGTAAGAGTAAGCTTTGAAGCTAAAGCTGAGTTTATGAGCGACAGTGCAAGAGATAAATTTATATCAAAATTTGAGAGCGCCTTTGCAAATGAATCAGCACTTGCATTTATTAAAGAGATGAAAGACTTCTATATAGTAAAACTTACCCCAACAAAAGGTAGATATGTAAAAGGCTTTGGCGCAGCATATGACACAGTAGGACTCCAAGTTGTCGATAGTGGTAGAGTAAACAACCCTCACACTAAAAAATAG
- the hisD gene encoding histidinol dehydrogenase — MKFFHSSDADFESKFLQLVKRSDNDMSAVMPVVAGIINEIRKDGDSALFAQIAKFDKFSVTSKSDIIIDVKEMEAAYNSLDNALRVALKLAHDRIKSYHERTKPSDWTYKDEHDILLGAKYTAVDRAGLYIPGGKAAYPSSLLMNAIPAIVAGVKEIVVCTPAPNGKVNTLLLAAMHLCGIKTAFKVGGASAIAAMAYGTETVPKVDVITGPGNIYVATAKKLVYGDVNIDMIAGPSEIGVIADDSADSRHIAIDMLSQAEHDEIASAFLITPVEAFARAVQRHIEDELKTLKREQIASASIRNKAAIIVARDLKECFALMNELAVEHLEIATNDALSYIYDVTHAGAIFFGHFTPEAMGDYIAGPNHTLPTGGSARFYSPLGVENFMKRSSIISVSRKGIMHLGKSCMQLAEAEGLTAHKKSVAVRLEE; from the coding sequence ATGAAATTTTTTCATAGTAGTGACGCTGATTTTGAGAGTAAATTTTTACAGCTGGTTAAACGAAGTGATAATGACATGAGTGCTGTAATGCCAGTAGTTGCAGGCATAATAAATGAGATAAGAAAAGATGGCGATAGTGCACTTTTTGCGCAGATAGCTAAATTTGATAAATTTAGCGTTACAAGTAAAAGCGACATAATAATCGACGTAAAAGAGATGGAGGCTGCCTATAATTCGCTAGATAACGCCCTAAGAGTAGCTTTAAAATTAGCTCATGATAGGATAAAAAGCTATCATGAACGCACAAAACCAAGTGACTGGACATATAAAGATGAGCATGACATCTTGCTTGGCGCAAAATACACAGCGGTTGACCGCGCTGGCCTTTATATCCCAGGTGGTAAAGCAGCTTATCCTAGCTCACTTCTTATGAATGCAATCCCAGCGATCGTAGCCGGCGTAAAAGAGATTGTAGTGTGCACTCCAGCGCCAAATGGTAAGGTAAATACCTTGCTTCTTGCGGCAATGCACCTTTGTGGCATAAAGACAGCCTTTAAAGTAGGCGGTGCAAGTGCCATTGCGGCGATGGCATACGGAACCGAAACGGTGCCAAAAGTAGATGTCATCACAGGACCTGGCAATATCTACGTAGCGACTGCTAAAAAGCTAGTTTATGGTGACGTAAATATCGATATGATCGCTGGCCCAAGCGAGATAGGTGTCATCGCTGATGATAGTGCCGATTCTCGCCACATAGCTATCGATATGCTCTCACAAGCCGAGCACGACGAGATCGCAAGTGCCTTTTTGATAACACCGGTAGAGGCTTTTGCAAGGGCTGTGCAAAGACACATTGAAGATGAGCTAAAGACACTAAAACGTGAGCAGATCGCAAGTGCAAGCATAAGAAATAAAGCTGCAATAATAGTGGCAAGAGATTTAAAAGAGTGTTTTGCTCTCATGAATGAGCTTGCTGTTGAGCACCTAGAGATCGCTACAAACGATGCTTTAAGTTATATTTATGATGTGACTCATGCGGGCGCTATATTTTTTGGACACTTTACGCCTGAAGCGATGGGAGATTATATCGCTGGACCAAATCACACATTGCCAACTGGCGGAAGTGCGAGATTTTACTCACCGCTTGGAGTTGAAAATTTCATGAAGCGAAGTTCGATCATTTCAGTGAGTAGAAAAGGTATCATGCATCTTGGCAAATCATGCATGCAGCTAGCTGAAGCTGAGGGACTAACCGCTCATAAAAAATCAGTTGCAGTGAGGCTAGAAGAGTAA
- a CDS encoding MotA/TolQ/ExbB proton channel family protein, with product MQNQNDFSELSVPKERQAHSFFVFFKVIFIPLAIYILAILAYLGVINFQMKLHTIVMMGAILFVAFVFSRHSALVAYSNFLANAKDYKIRLKEFIIAHLFEISNVKKANAKFEDFFESYTRNFRNDNLANIGQVVFPMLGILGTFISIAISMPSFSSSTANGLEKEISILLNGVATAFYVSIYGIFLALWWMFFEKIGISKFEKFYSEQKELSREFFWQDNELNANFMKASVSYFKDSHDAFKMVLDDKFLRNLNDQVNEKFDKLKELCEIEKNIINQSKAELSANLKMLNEASLKQDEFVKIHSDMLKAVSAFSNTFKDMEIKILTEHAKLGEIFSRNLNATKESQLKFEQTIKGFDKVLREFSYSLMKEQNDALKEFRASLVESATIFKAAYEQEGRSLEREKERESLIAELKKNIDEIDKEANSVIEKIENLVQ from the coding sequence ATGCAAAATCAAAATGATTTTAGTGAGCTAAGCGTGCCAAAAGAGCGCCAAGCTCACTCTTTCTTTGTCTTTTTTAAAGTTATCTTTATCCCTTTAGCTATCTACATCTTGGCGATACTAGCGTATCTTGGCGTTATAAATTTTCAGATGAAGCTTCACACCATCGTGATGATGGGCGCTATACTCTTTGTCGCTTTTGTATTTTCTCGCCACAGTGCTTTGGTCGCTTACTCAAATTTCTTAGCAAATGCCAAAGACTACAAGATAAGGCTAAAAGAATTTATCATCGCTCACCTTTTTGAAATTTCAAATGTCAAAAAGGCAAACGCTAAATTTGAAGATTTTTTCGAGAGCTATACAAGAAATTTTAGAAATGACAACCTCGCAAACATCGGCCAAGTAGTTTTTCCTATGCTTGGAATTTTGGGTACATTTATCAGTATCGCTATTTCTATGCCAAGCTTTAGCTCAAGCACCGCAAACGGCCTAGAAAAAGAGATTTCTATACTGCTAAACGGCGTGGCTACGGCATTTTATGTATCGATATATGGCATATTTTTAGCGCTTTGGTGGATGTTTTTTGAAAAGATCGGCATTAGTAAATTTGAGAAATTTTACAGCGAGCAAAAAGAGCTAAGCCGTGAGTTTTTCTGGCAGGACAATGAGCTAAATGCAAATTTCATGAAAGCCTCTGTTAGCTACTTTAAAGATAGTCACGACGCCTTTAAAATGGTGCTTGATGATAAATTTTTAAGAAATTTAAACGATCAGGTAAATGAAAAATTTGACAAACTAAAAGAGCTTTGTGAAATAGAGAAAAATATCATAAATCAAAGCAAGGCAGAGCTTAGCGCAAATTTAAAAATGCTAAATGAAGCTAGCCTAAAACAAGATGAATTTGTAAAAATCCACTCTGATATGTTAAAGGCAGTAAGCGCGTTCTCTAACACCTTTAAAGATATGGAGATTAAAATTTTAACCGAGCATGCAAAACTTGGCGAAATTTTTAGTAGAAATTTAAACGCCACAAAAGAGAGCCAGCTTAAATTTGAGCAGACTATCAAGGGCTTTGACAAGGTTTTAAGAGAATTTTCTTACTCACTTATGAAAGAGCAAAACGACGCACTAAAGGAATTTAGAGCCTCGCTCGTGGAGAGTGCGACGATATTTAAAGCCGCATATGAGCAAGAGGGCAGGAGCTTGGAGCGTGAAAAAGAGCGCGAGAGCCTCATAGCTGAGCTTAAGAAAAACATAGACGAGATCGATAAAGAAGCAAATTCTGTAATAGAAAAAATCGAAAATCTAGTGCAATGA
- a CDS encoding OmpA family protein has product MKINKNNEDQSSFWVSYADLMAGLLFVFMLLIGAVVVKYVLTQNTLENKEQAIIAALANLKDAQGRNFTLEELNDALKRELSKISDENINLKKSNEIFVIQIDALKEKLAQLINENKDANASIKELNASIFDLNQKMIVLNDEISSKDRALSDANESSEKNLAKIAFLLEQVSQREARYDELLRDLNVTRDRVKNLTGIRVKVISALKDRLGSSIEIDPNSGALKLSSSVLFDKGSAVLKEGVKEELKATLSKYFDVLLNDKEISSNIDQIIIEGFADSDGSYIYNLELSQKRAYAVMEFINSFSDDTRLRKLLVASGRSYNELVFKDGAEDKNASRRIEIKFSLSNKEAINEIEKFLEFKSD; this is encoded by the coding sequence ATGAAAATAAACAAAAATAACGAGGATCAATCGAGCTTTTGGGTTTCGTACGCGGACTTGATGGCGGGTCTGCTCTTTGTTTTTATGCTACTTATCGGTGCTGTCGTCGTAAAATACGTCCTAACTCAAAACACCCTTGAAAATAAAGAGCAAGCCATCATCGCAGCACTGGCAAATTTAAAAGACGCCCAGGGTAGAAATTTCACCCTTGAAGAGCTAAATGACGCCCTAAAAAGAGAGCTTTCAAAGATAAGCGACGAAAATATAAATTTGAAAAAATCAAATGAAATTTTTGTTATCCAAATAGACGCTCTAAAAGAAAAGCTAGCTCAGCTAATAAATGAAAACAAAGATGCAAATGCGAGCATAAAAGAGCTAAATGCCAGCATTTTTGATCTCAATCAAAAGATGATCGTGCTAAATGATGAAATTTCATCAAAAGATAGAGCGCTTAGCGACGCAAACGAAAGCAGTGAGAAAAATTTAGCCAAGATCGCCTTTTTGCTTGAGCAAGTGAGCCAAAGAGAGGCTAGATATGACGAGCTTTTAAGGGATCTAAACGTCACTCGTGACAGGGTAAAAAATTTAACCGGCATCAGAGTAAAAGTGATCTCAGCCCTAAAGGATAGGCTAGGCTCAAGCATCGAGATCGATCCAAACTCGGGTGCGTTAAAGCTTAGCTCCTCAGTACTTTTTGATAAAGGCAGTGCAGTCTTAAAAGAAGGGGTCAAAGAGGAGTTAAAGGCCACGCTTAGTAAATATTTCGACGTGCTTTTAAATGATAAAGAGATCTCCTCAAACATTGATCAAATCATAATCGAAGGCTTTGCAGATAGCGATGGAAGCTATATTTATAACCTAGAGCTTTCACAAAAAAGAGCTTACGCGGTGATGGAATTTATAAATTCATTTAGTGACGATACTCGACTTAGAAAGCTGCTTGTTGCAAGTGGCCGAAGCTACAACGAGCTAGTTTTTAAAGACGGAGCCGAGGACAAGAACGCTTCAAGACGCATAGAGATCAAATTTTCACTCTCAAATAAAGAGGCTATCAACGAGATAGAGAAATTTTTGGAGTTTAAGAGTGATTGA
- the nth gene encoding endonuclease III, giving the protein MRTKKDILEIKRRLLEEFKDAKSELKFRNLYELLVCVMLSAQCTDKRVNLITPALFEAYKDVYELASANLASLKLMINSCSFFNNKAVNLIKMANSVVELYNGEIPLDEEKLKALAGVGQKTAHVVLLEATNANVMAVDTHVFRVAHRLDLSHAKTPEATEADLSHAFKTDLGKLHQAMVLFGRYTCKAKKPLCHECILNCLCNSKDKII; this is encoded by the coding sequence ATGAGAACAAAAAAAGATATTTTAGAGATAAAAAGAAGACTTTTAGAAGAGTTTAAAGACGCCAAAAGTGAGCTTAAATTTAGAAATTTATATGAGCTACTTGTCTGTGTCATGCTCTCAGCCCAGTGCACTGATAAAAGAGTAAATTTAATAACTCCGGCTTTATTTGAAGCGTATAAAGATGTCTATGAGCTAGCTAGCGCAAATTTAGCAAGCCTAAAACTAATGATAAACTCGTGCAGCTTTTTTAATAACAAGGCTGTAAATTTAATCAAAATGGCAAACAGCGTGGTTGAGCTTTATAACGGAGAAATTCCGCTTGATGAAGAGAAGCTAAAAGCGCTTGCTGGAGTTGGACAAAAGACCGCTCATGTCGTGCTTTTAGAAGCTACAAATGCAAATGTTATGGCTGTTGATACACACGTTTTTAGAGTGGCGCACAGACTTGATCTTAGCCATGCAAAAACGCCAGAAGCTACTGAAGCTGATCTTAGCCATGCCTTTAAAACAGATCTTGGTAAGCTTCATCAAGCCATGGTGCTCTTTGGACGTTACACCTGTAAAGCCAAAAAACCGCTTTGTCATGAGTGTATTTTAAATTGTCTTTGTAACAGCAAGGACAAGATTATTTAA
- a CDS encoding 1-aminocyclopropane-1-carboxylate deaminase — protein MIDKICLRGREFWLLRDDLLGEFNGNKARKLEYFLNADLGGIKAIVSYGSSQSNAMYSLSLFAKIKGLKFYYVVSHLSSNLKQNPVGNFKFALENGMEIFVKEEREKFVKDLARSQNALFINEGVAQSEAEFGFITQAREINEWSKKSGIKPDIFLPSGTGTSACYLAKHTDLRVFTTPCVGDGDYLKKQIYELDKNSKVQILNPPRKYHFGNLYQELYEIWLEVCKSGVEFDLVYDPVGFITLFANLDKLGAEILYIHQGGILGNITQRQRYDRKLKLKEHK, from the coding sequence GTGATTGATAAAATTTGCTTAAGAGGGCGAGAATTTTGGCTTTTAAGAGATGATCTGCTAGGCGAGTTTAATGGCAACAAAGCAAGAAAGCTAGAGTATTTTTTAAACGCTGATCTAGGTGGCATCAAAGCCATTGTATCTTACGGCTCAAGCCAGTCAAATGCGATGTATAGTCTAAGCCTTTTTGCTAAGATAAAGGGACTTAAATTTTACTACGTCGTCTCTCATCTAAGCTCAAATTTAAAGCAAAATCCGGTTGGAAATTTCAAATTTGCACTTGAAAATGGCATGGAAATTTTTGTGAAAGAGGAACGCGAGAAATTTGTTAAAGATCTAGCTAGAAGCCAAAATGCGCTCTTTATAAATGAGGGCGTGGCGCAGAGCGAGGCTGAGTTTGGCTTTATCACGCAAGCACGCGAGATAAATGAGTGGAGCAAAAAAAGCGGCATAAAGCCTGATATTTTTTTGCCTTCTGGTACAGGCACTAGCGCTTGCTACCTGGCAAAGCATACCGATCTTAGGGTTTTTACAACTCCTTGCGTGGGGGATGGCGACTATCTAAAAAAGCAAATTTATGAGCTAGACAAAAATAGTAAAGTGCAAATTTTAAATCCACCAAGGAAGTATCATTTTGGGAATTTATACCAAGAGCTTTATGAAATTTGGCTTGAAGTGTGCAAAAGCGGCGTGGAATTTGACCTAGTGTATGACCCTGTTGGCTTTATCACGCTTTTTGCAAATTTAGATAAGCTTGGAGCTGAAATTTTATATATCCACCAGGGCGGAATTTTAGGTAACATTACACAAAGACAAAGATATGATAGAAAATTAAAATTAAAGGAGCATAAATGA
- the fbaA gene encoding class II fructose-bisphosphate aldolase: MGVLDIVKPGVLSGDDVTKLYAYAKEQGFAIPAVNVVGSDSVNAVLEAAKVANSPVIVQFSNGGAGFYAGKACENAAVLGAIAGAKHVHLLAKVYGVPVILHTDHAARKLLPWIDELVKASHEYKKTHGVPLFSSHMLDLSEENINENLSTCEKYLKELSELGISLEIELGVTGGEEDGVDNTSVDNALLYTQPEDVALAYERLSKISDKFSIAASFGNVHGVYKPGNVVLRPEILKNSQAYVAKKFNTKSDKPVNFVFHGGSGSELKDIKNAVSYGVIKMNIDTDTQWAFWDGVREYEAKNRAYLQGQIGNPEGDDKPNKKYYDPRKWLRSGEESMVKRLQTAFSDLNCLNRN, translated from the coding sequence ATGGGCGTTTTAGATATCGTAAAACCTGGTGTTTTAAGCGGAGATGACGTAACAAAACTTTATGCTTATGCCAAAGAGCAAGGTTTTGCAATACCTGCTGTAAATGTCGTAGGCAGCGACTCAGTAAATGCTGTTTTAGAAGCGGCAAAGGTTGCTAACTCGCCTGTTATCGTTCAGTTTAGTAATGGCGGTGCAGGTTTTTACGCTGGTAAAGCCTGCGAAAACGCAGCTGTTCTTGGTGCGATCGCTGGAGCAAAGCATGTTCATCTGCTTGCCAAGGTTTACGGCGTGCCAGTCATTTTACACACTGATCATGCTGCTAGAAAGCTTTTGCCTTGGATAGATGAGCTAGTAAAAGCAAGCCATGAGTATAAAAAAACTCACGGCGTGCCACTTTTTAGCTCTCACATGCTTGATCTTAGCGAAGAGAATATCAACGAAAATTTAAGCACGTGCGAGAAGTATCTAAAAGAGCTTAGCGAGCTTGGTATCAGCCTAGAGATCGAGCTAGGCGTCACTGGCGGCGAAGAAGATGGCGTAGATAACACAAGCGTTGATAACGCACTTCTTTACACTCAGCCAGAGGATGTCGCGCTTGCTTATGAAAGACTAAGTAAGATAAGCGATAAATTTAGCATCGCAGCTAGTTTTGGTAACGTTCATGGTGTCTATAAACCGGGCAATGTCGTGCTAAGACCAGAAATTCTTAAAAACTCACAAGCCTATGTCGCTAAGAAATTTAACACAAAAAGTGACAAGCCTGTAAATTTTGTATTTCATGGCGGTAGTGGCAGCGAGCTAAAAGATATCAAAAATGCTGTGAGCTACGGTGTTATCAAGATGAACATTGATACCGATACACAGTGGGCATTTTGGGACGGTGTGCGTGAGTATGAGGCTAAAAATAGAGCATACTTGCAAGGGCAGATCGGCAACCCAGAGGGCGATGATAAGCCAAATAAAAAATACTACGATCCAAGGAAATGGCTAAGAAGTGGCGAGGAGAGCATGGTTAAGCGTCTTCAGACTGCTTTTAGCGACTTAAACTGCCTAAATAGGAACTAA
- a CDS encoding flagellin: MKLGTYTANQASGNYYLDQAKNSEKKALNAISANSEIKASGANLQIAESLLSQTNVLNEGLANANDMIGMLQIADSMLLNLSKSTDRIGELSSKLTNPTLSANEQKGIKGEINALRNAMNDSVKEAKFNGKNIFDAELGFFTGESTKNINLGTNALLNVKDDGSNTGEILKNINSLRSEIGSTQNAVFRGINALAARSVANTNSVENLDSSDIAKSLEENLQANLKLHAASLAKAHDTTSLVAKLDKLLAE, from the coding sequence ATGAAGTTAGGAACTTATACTGCAAACCAGGCTTCAGGAAACTATTATTTAGATCAAGCAAAAAATAGCGAGAAGAAAGCGCTAAATGCTATCTCTGCAAACAGCGAGATCAAAGCTTCAGGTGCAAATTTACAAATCGCAGAGAGTTTGCTTTCGCAAACAAATGTCTTGAACGAAGGTTTGGCAAATGCAAACGACATGATCGGTATGCTTCAAATCGCTGATTCAATGCTTTTAAATTTAAGTAAAAGTACAGATAGAATAGGCGAGCTTTCAAGTAAGCTTACAAATCCTACTCTCTCAGCAAATGAACAAAAAGGCATAAAGGGCGAAATCAACGCACTAAGAAATGCTATGAATGATAGCGTAAAAGAGGCTAAATTTAACGGCAAAAACATATTTGATGCTGAGCTTGGATTTTTTACAGGCGAGAGTACAAAAAATATAAATTTGGGCACAAATGCTCTTTTAAATGTCAAAGATGACGGCTCAAATACAGGTGAAATTTTAAAAAATATAAATTCACTTCGCTCAGAGATCGGATCAACACAAAATGCTGTATTTAGAGGTATAAATGCTCTAGCCGCAAGAAGTGTGGCAAATACTAATAGTGTAGAGAACCTTGATAGTAGCGACATCGCAAAGAGCTTGGAAGAAAATTTACAAGCAAATTTAAAGCTACATGCTGCGAGCTTAGCCAAAGCTCATGATACTACGAGCTTGGTCGCAAAACTAGATAAACTTCTAGCTGAATAA